The Bombus pascuorum chromosome 13, iyBomPasc1.1, whole genome shotgun sequence nucleotide sequence tCCTCAACtgctaattttcaaatttttcatcatTAACATTTCATCACTAACTTTTTTCCAACtaaactttttttataatcaaaAAGATTTGTCTTACGTATTATAATGAGCGCTAtactataacgctataaattatatttcgtatgttataatgaatattataacgagtaccGTACTCTGtacagtttatatattttatatattatgtagGAAATTTCCAACAAGTGGACAAAAATCCACGTCTAGCGATAActatttttttatgatatcTTATCTCCTCTTATCTCCTATTAATTGTCCTCGCCtaggaaatatttctttaattacatattgCAATCTTGGACAAAGTCTTTTGATCAGGTTAAAAAGGTTAGTAAAGTAAAAACACAAATTTTGAATTCCTTCTGCGATTGGAACTAAGTTCATACAATATCTGTAGATCGATGAATTCTAGAATCTCTCAAGTTTTTCAGCAGAAATTGGATTACGTTTctatcgatataaaatttttgtaaatttacgAATTTACAGCCAAAGTTAGGAACAAATAatgaaacgaattaatttttgcTAGAATCAAGAATATTTCGAAGTTTCCAGTTCCAGAACGAGAACTAGATGGAGCGTAAAACTTACGGGACGAGGAGTGGTGCCCTCTTATGTCTTGAAGCCTCGATTTCGGGTTGCTCGTTTCAAACTTACCGACGAGAAATCCATAGAACTAAGGATGTCTGTAAGTTTAAAACAAccattgtaaatatttttgcattcttCGCTCTATAGACTTTTAACAATGgacaaaatacatatataatatataaagatatctTCGTTGACTTACGCTGTTAATTATCAACAGCAGGTAATTAGCGAAGCTCTCCTCGTATACCTTTGCTTGATAAAATAGTTGCAGGatcaattttcaaagtttctaGATATCCtattcgaaaagaaaaaatacagaaaccAGAGAATAAATTTGGTCAGAAACTTgataaacgaataataatcCAGCACTTAACGATAATTGAGTCTGCATTGTCAACAAGAATGATGCATTTCGATTTATGCGGCCTGCATTTTCCATTCAAACACCGATTACGAGCAATTAATTAACTGGATAATTTGATTCTCAACGAACAAATAACTAAATAAAGGATGGTGCAGTTTAATGCAGAAAGAGCAATCACCAcaaatgtaattgtaattgGATCGTGAAAACGTATGAGCTTGTTGTTTCAAGATTAATTGGAGAAGCGACGCGTGAGAGGCTTCTAATTACTCCTGGTAATGCCACTACGCGACGAATTAATTGCGATCCATTATCTTTCGTCCGTATTTTATCGATTACCATTTTCATACGAGGTACTAAACAATGAAGTTTCACCTAACTCCCAAATGATCCGTGCTCTCTCTATGATCCATTGTATCCTCGCTGGATATGCATATACAggatatatataacgtttgcaaatttattcaatCTACACGAAACTAATCGACGACCGTGTCAACAACACTAAACGATTTTGTTCTCTTCCGGCTTATGCCATGTGAGCCGGATGTTACGCGCAGAGAATCATGAATCTTTCTGAAACTTTGCTCAGTAAATTTGTGGATAATTCAGAGAAATATCTATATgatcaattttttttagaaatattcctATTTCTATGTTACACGCTTTCCATGTGTTTAGATGGCAGAAACAGTGTTCTAATTAAATTCCTACGAGTATCTGTTACGATAAAATACTTGAAGATATAGATTccatattgtaaaaataatttttcatattacgtaaaatatcaTTCTTACAAAACTGGctttataaattcatagatTATTCCGACGATTCTTTTCTCTCGAGTAtttgttcattttctttaaacttCCCAGGAATCTTCATATTTCAATAGTTTAAGTAAAGCTAATTTTCCACGAATATTCAGACTGCAATTAAAAATCCAATTaccattttaaaaataattcttggtATCGTTGGACGTtgcttttctttcgaaatcCGTCTATCGTACAGTGCCATCGATTCAATCCCATTCTTCTGTAAGATACACGAAACATATAAGAAAGCAGCTCACGGCTTACAATATTGTTCTCCTAATGGTGTACCATTGTCTGGTTAGAAAAATGCTATTGTAAATCAGGAAATCGTCGACTGGAGGCCAGTATCGGATTCGAAAGGACAACAAATGGCGATAACTTTATCCACGCCTTTCGTGACGACTTCCAATGGTTCCACCGTGGTCAAAGGATTATCTGTTATTTTGATACGGACGCGACGAGAAACGTAATTTCGTTGTCATctctaatattatattgtacgaGTATGAGGAAAACGTTGCTGGAATCTAGGAAACGAGAAAACGAGTTCCGTGATCGTTCGACGAGTTTCACACCCTCTCTGAATAAGCGACAAAAATCCCACCCTCCTGAATTACCCTCGACGTTCATCTCGTcaattttttccttcgtttgaCAGCTACTATTCCAAAGAATTAAAGAGgaggaatttttttattgaaacataCTTTTTCATGTTCTTTCCCCAAATGGTgactatttaattttctgaGTGAAGTGGAGTATCGTTGAAAGTGTTTCAATGTATCTTAAATTATAGCTTCTGCCTGatgatttcttttaattttctgaatGATAATCTTCGAgagtatgaaatatttagttCCGATAACTGTTTGTATTAGGTTATCTTTCTCAGAAGAATATGGAATAATTATCTTCTGTCCTCGATGAATTTCCCTTTAAGAGCTTAACACGCCGACAGTAATTAATTCTTCCTTATCTCTGTAATACCTATTCTCAGGTCTGGAAATCAAGGATTACACAGAAACGAACGGCTGCGAATAAATTAGCATGGTCCTCGAATACTGGCAATTACTAAACTGTTTCCACCGTATCTATCTATTTAACCCTACGTTTTATTCCTTTAAACAAACCAGGCGAAGAATTTAATTGTTCCCGTTTAAAATTTGAACCAACACGTTCCAGGCAGATCGAACTCGTTAATGTCTATATAATCTCGGTACTCTGAATCCTTTTGAATTAGTTTGGATGACTTGCAATAAGCGCTTTGAAGCCACGAACTAGCCCCAGATTCTAGCGAAACAATTTCCTGTTGCGGATACACGACTCATGTCAGATACTTGCAAACAAAGTTGCCTTTTAAGCATTGCCACGAACTCTTCAAAGGATGGTGAAGTTAAAATTGTACGGCGTAGATGAAGTATAGAAAATTGGATCGCAAGAATCTTTGACAATCGGCGCTGTGTCGTGGATGGAAAATGCCAAATCGAATTCAGCGAATTCGATAAATAagtttttcaaagaaatatttagtaaCGGGTGAGAAAAAGTTTCGTGCATAATTACAATCACGAAAAGTAGATTATTTCTATacgatgaattttatatttttaatttaaaaactcgTGTCACACAGTAAATCTATCTGATCAGTTCGATGAATAAATTTcctagaaaaatatatgacgAGGAATAAAAAAAGGTTTCATGCGCGCTTGCGATCGAAGgaatttaaatgatttaaaaaacaaaaaatgtattataatgaACTGGCCTGATAAATTCGatgaataaattacttttttaattttttacaaataaaaaagaaaagtttcgtGCGTAATTGTGATCAAAGGAATTTTAGATTATGTCTATGTGATGGATGTTGAAGagatttttattacacaatgaGGAACTTTTGAATACAGAACTCTTTAACAAATGATATATCATTAAGCTTCGTCTCGTTTCATTAACGTTGAGAAATTGTGCAGTTTTAAAATGGCGAACTTTTGACCGAACAGATTTCCAAGCTTTTGTTACAACTGGTGTACGATTAAGCTTCGTGTTGTTTTACCATCGTTgagaaattgtataattttcgaACGGTGAACTTTCGAGTGAAAAGTACTCCGAAGCAAGACAAACCGTGTACATTAAACTTCGTGTCATTTTATTAACGTTGAAGGATTGTTATAACACCGTGTATTATAACTGTATAATGGCGAACTTTTCAACGAAGAGTTTCCTTGAGACAAGACATTAAGCTTCGTATTGTTTTACCGTAATATTGAGGAACTGTTTCATCAGATGTTTCCTATGtgaagtataaatataatatcacaATTTGCACAGTTTCTTGACGAAAATCCAAATCTCTTATCTTGCAGAAACTCTTCAACTAAAATAACTAAATTAAGACGTTTTCAGTTACCTTTCGTTAGTATGCATAGCATAAATTTTCACGTGAATTCCATTATTGTAAATCACCAGAGAAATTTCGTAATGACCTGTTCCACCAAGCTAATCATCTAACGTGTACAGATTAAATTACAGTAACCAGGGACGActaaattcttttatcttgttctatttatctttatgtttcttatctttttcgtACACACCGAAACGTAAcgctctcttcctttttctcgccATTCTTCTCGCTGTTCCAGCACCTCCGTCGCTTTACTCCGTCGTTCACAATAGTTTGGCATAATTTAGATACGTAGCTCGATGCAatgatatttctaaaaattttataaagtactaaTAGCCAATGCAATTTACCAAAATCGTCAACTTCGTCGAATTAAATCGTTGCTCAGCAGCataatatatctttctttatagaatttttcatttttttcttttgaacaATGTTacagttataatattttttattcactgTATATCGTATACTGTATTtacgatatataaattacaatttatcaattaatcaATTGGAATTTTGCGCGCGTGCTATCCGATTTGCAATGGTCCTCGTTTCCTCGAATGTTTCGCGATTcgcataaattatttatcgccACGcaaactataaatatatatttatgttaataatatgaatttatataaatatttctcaaatcCTCGCCGACTGcttaatgtttaataaataagctGTCGAATTACATCGGATCGATTAATTGGTATCCCGTGTCATTTTATATTCGAAAATGTTGTAGATACAAAATACCGGATCGTGTCCATTGATTTTTCGACTTTCGTTGATGGATGTGCTCGAAGGCGATATCCCACGCCCACGAGATAAATCTCCACAAAGATCCTCCGTAAAGAGGAGGAAAGGAAAAGCTGAGAGTGGAAAATCGGCGAAGGCGGAGTTTGACGACAATCTGTTACCGAACGAGGAATTGGCGATATTCGGTGGAAACCTCAAACGATCCGAGGATCGTAGCAGTTTCTCTTTTTGGAATGTCGACGAGAACATGCAGTTACTGGTCCCCGAAAGGAAGACGGTATGATAAAAATCTCATACGATTTCAATTGGAAATCTCTCTTTTAT carries:
- the LOC132913840 gene encoding uncharacterized protein LOC132913840 — protein: MSIQNTGSCPLIFRLSLMDVLEGDIPRPRDKSPQRSSVKRRKGKAESGKSAKAEFDDNLLPNEELAIFGGNLKRSEDRSSFSFWNVDENMQLLVPERKTVEFGVRFQPISEGKDSDAKESTKTTPRVKKKANAKKNADEQKETNYCHVAIVKLTLGSSILLDFIIVCSMS